The sequence below is a genomic window from Lepus europaeus isolate LE1 chromosome 9, mLepTim1.pri, whole genome shotgun sequence.
CTTGGAGAAACACAGCCTTAGGCTATCTTGACACCAAGTTTGCATTGTAACTAGTACAccaggcaatttttttttaaccttgggTGTTTTAATAGAGGGATCTTAATCACTATGTACAGATTCCCTAAAGGATGTGGGTCGGTTGCTAGCCAGGTGACCCAAATGACCTCAAAATCCAAGGGTTGCTCAAGGGCGCTAAACGTTGACAGTCTTGGCTGGCTTTGCATCCTCAATTTCAGACGACAGCCAGCGGTAAGTGCGATGATGCCGCAGTACCTCGATGGCCTTGAGTTCCAGCGGTGTTGCCTGAATACCAAGGTCTTCTAGGCCAGGCAGGTGAGGCAACGTCTTGTCTGTGATGTGATTCCGCTCCACTTTATCTCTTGTTGTCCAGGGCTCAAACGGACTGATTTCAAAGAGTCTTGCTATCATCCGATAGGCAAAATGTGGCAAGGGGTATGGGAGGAAGGGTCTGTGAGCCACGGCATAGATGTACTGCACCAGATCAAAAAGGGAGTACCGATTTGGCCCAGTGAAGACAAAGGTTTTCCCTCGGGTGTCTGCATCCTTAACTGCATTAACAATTCCTTTGGATACATCTACAACATATACTGGCTGCTTCACTGTCTTCTTGCCCAAGGAAATCAGAGGTACACCACCAAACCAACGAATATTAGCAAAATGATTGGGGAATCTATCTTCTCTTCCAAAGATGTCTGATGGCTTTATGATAGTGGCTTCCGGAAAcacatctctcactgctttctctCCAACAGCCTTATTTCGCAGATATCTAGAAGAGCTCTTAATCTCAGCATTCAGATGTGAAACATGAATGAATttttcaactccagcttccttagATACTTGAGCAATTGCTTGGGGAATCTTCACAAAAACATCCTCAAAGTCAAAGTTTCTGGTTTCCCACTCTCGTCCGACAAGATTGATCACCACGTTGCTGTGCTGCACTGCTCTCCGGATAGAATCTTTGTCTCTTCCGTTCCATTCCAGGAAAATAATCTGGCCCAGGTCACCCATGGGACGAAGGTACATGATGTCATATGTATCACATCGATAGGGTATGATCACCTGTGACCCCATACGTCCAAGGTGGTTGACAACGTATCGGCCCAGGAATCCTGTTGCTCCAAACACAGTGGCCACGACCCCACTGACTGAGGACCGCCCGCCTTTCCCATGAGGTATAACAGCATGGTGAAGATGGCGATGGGGTGGGCCATGACTCAGGGAGGTGGCTATTGCAGCGACAGCTGCATTTCCTTGTGAATACTCAGAATTCATCAGAAAATGGTCACAGAGGTTTTTGTCAACCCAGTGTTTagaataataagtaaatcttgaccAAAGGAAGGGTGTACTTTCCTGTTCTGATAACCTTAACTTTGATTCTGAAATGTAAGCCTGGGTAAACTATTGTGAGCACACAGAAGAAAGTTTTGATACAAATGTCAATGATCCCTTACTTGTGGAATAGTCAGTAGCATAAAAATTCTAAAGAATGCCACTTTTTCTTTCTGCGCCTATTTTATGAGGTGGAGAAGAATGGTGAAATCGAGAATTTCAACAGCAAAAAAGAGCTTCTAATAACTTGTGACTGCTCTGGGGATGTGGGAAGTCACCCACCATGAGATTTTTCTTGTGAGGGAGCAGGGATGGAAGGAGATCGGGGTCAATGTGTGATGTAACTGGTATTTCAAGCTCATCTGGGTTTGCTAAGAGTTTGAGTCATAAAGAAGTGATTGGAAAGTGGGACAGATCTCCAGCTCTGTAACTGGGACGTCATCCTAACATCTAACGCCTGTGAAGGAGGGTATTTAAGAGTGGACGTAATCTGTCTCTTGTGTATGATTCCTCTGAGCTTACTAGGGGAAAATTTAGGTCATGTCTACCTAGGGGGGGAATcaagaatacaataaaataatcCTCACTTCAGGAATGTGAGTTCAATTCATTCCCTCATGAGGCATGGGTGAAGGGGAGGTAGAAGGTCGCCCAGCTCAGCAGAGCTCTCTGTACAGGTTAGAGGTACCCTTTTCAGTGCCAGTGAGAGATACAGCGCTACCACTTATTGCATTACACGTGGGTGCAATGATGACAGATCAGAGCCTTATCTGGGTTTGGGAAAGTTTTATTCTGGCAGACTAGACACTTCTTTATTAAAAGTTTCAAACCTATATAATTTTGTTTAATCAAGAGAATAATTTTACCAAGTACAATACCATCAACAAACTAAATGATTCATGAGGGAATTAATATAGGGAGAAGTGTTTAAAATTAAGCAGTCGTGTGAGCTCTTTCTGgatggagtgggagagagagagagagaaagagaggagcacTGGTGGTTACCTATGAATGTACAGAAGACTTTTTAGACTTCTATTTACTAATTGCATCAGAAATACCTGGTGATTTCCTGCTACAAAGACATTGCACATGCTGGACTCATTTTGAGCCAA
It includes:
- the LOC133766384 gene encoding NADH dehydrogenase [ubiquinone] 1 alpha subcomplex subunit 9, mitochondrial-like is translated as MPFLGPHWPSRRSNFNLVLASALTCTDDLFTQAYISESKLRLSEQESTPFLWSRFTYYSKHWVDKNLCDHFLMNSEYSQGNAAVAAIATSLSHGPPHRHLHHAVIPHGKGGRSSVSGVVATVFGATGFLGRYVVNHLGRMGSQVIIPYRCDTYDIMYLRPMGDLGQIIFLEWNGRDKDSIRRAVQHSNVVINLVGREWETRNFDFEDVFVKIPQAIAQVSKEAGVEKFIHVSHLNAEIKSSSRYLRNKAVGEKAVRDVFPEATIIKPSDIFGREDRFPNHFANIRWFGGVPLISLGKKTVKQPVYVVDVSKGIVNAVKDADTRGKTFVFTGPNRYSLFDLVQYIYAVAHRPFLPYPLPHFAYRMIARLFEISPFEPWTTRDKVERNHITDKTLPHLPGLEDLGIQATPLELKAIEVLRHHRTYRWLSSEIEDAKPAKTVNV